A genomic segment from Methanobrevibacter sp. encodes:
- a CDS encoding DNA-directed RNA polymerase subunit E'' (Catalyzes the transcription of DNA into RNA using the four ribonucleoside triphosphates as substrates), with amino-acid sequence MKACTTCKLISNKDHCPECGNPTSDNWSGLLIITDPNESTVARELNIKVPGEYCLRVR; translated from the coding sequence ATGAAAGCTTGTACCACTTGTAAATTAATTTCAAATAAGGATCACTGCCCTGAATGTGGAAATCCAACTTCAGATAATTGGAGTGGTCTTTTAATTATAACTGATCCTAATGAATCTACTGTCGCTCGTGAATTAAATATTAAAGTTCCGGGCGAATACTGTTTAAGAGTAAGATAG